Proteins from a genomic interval of Streptomyces sp. TLI_235:
- a CDS encoding histidine kinase-like protein (manually curated): MELDHFLAGVEGGEQYLEDGGLVLSELVANAVRHAGMAPDAHILIRLALVSGMLRIEVHDGCDRLPAMRAADGRGEGGRGLWLVEQLSAGWGCEPRMGGAGKSVWCLVAPVGQGDDAALSDRTGRAAV, translated from the coding sequence GTGGAGCTTGATCACTTTCTCGCTGGCGTCGAGGGCGGTGAGCAGTACCTGGAGGATGGTGGATTGGTGCTGTCCGAGTTGGTCGCCAACGCTGTCCGGCACGCTGGCATGGCACCGGACGCGCACATCCTCATTCGGCTCGCGCTGGTCTCGGGAATGCTGCGGATCGAGGTGCACGATGGCTGCGATCGGCTGCCGGCCATGCGTGCCGCAGATGGTCGGGGCGAGGGCGGTCGCGGGCTGTGGCTGGTCGAGCAACTGTCGGCCGGATGGGGATGCGAGCCCCGTATGGGCGGAGCCGGCAAGTCGGTCTGGTGTCTCGTGGCGCCGGTTGGCCAGGGCGATGACGCGGCACTCAGCGACCGGACGGGGAGGGCAGCGGTGTGA
- a CDS encoding putative restriction endonuclease has translation MARQFVNYIPSGCFASQNSGLASPQVRKSRTPDLAVLPEDVSEGDNNELPADSALIAVEVVSRSSPENDWVGKLRDYPLMGIPLYLIVDPSQKTVTLFSEAENGRYRAREDADFGETIHIPQPFGFTLDTSVLLPYR, from the coding sequence ATGGCGCGACAGTTCGTCAATTACATCCCTTCGGGATGCTTCGCAAGCCAGAACAGCGGCCTGGCATCCCCACAGGTCCGCAAGTCCCGTACCCCTGACCTGGCCGTCCTTCCCGAGGACGTATCAGAGGGCGACAACAACGAGCTCCCGGCTGACTCCGCACTGATCGCAGTGGAGGTCGTCTCCCGCTCCAGCCCTGAGAACGACTGGGTGGGCAAGCTGCGGGACTACCCTCTGATGGGGATCCCTCTGTACCTGATCGTCGACCCTTCCCAGAAGACCGTCACCCTGTTCAGCGAAGCCGAGAACGGCCGCTACCGTGCCAGGGAAGACGCCGACTTCGGCGAGACCATCCACATCCCGCAACCCTTCGGGTTCACCCTGGACACCTCCGTCCTCCTTCCCTACAGGTGA